From a single Micromonospora carbonacea genomic region:
- the dxs gene encoding 1-deoxy-D-xylulose-5-phosphate synthase, giving the protein MSAEEDTANHGRLLATVRGPQDVKRMTAEQLDILAAEIRDFLIAKVSRTGGHVGPNLGVVELTLAMHRVFDSPRDRLLFDTGHQAYVHKILTGRQDGFDRLRQRGGLSGYPSQAESEHDLIENSHASTALSYADGLAKAYALRGEARSVVAVVGDGALTGGMCWEALNNIATSGNPLVIVVNDNGRSYAPTIGGLADHLSSLRLNPGYEKVLDTVKDALGSTPLVGRPMYEVLHAVKKGIKDAVAPQAMFEDLGIKYVGPVDGHDVAAVESALRAAKHFGGPVIVHAVTRKGYGYRPAEEDEADCFHGPGAFDVATGKLVAAPSVKWTGVFADELVAIADARPDVVGITAAMAEPTGIAKLARKHPDRVYDVGIAEQHAATSAAGLALGGLHPVVAVYATFLNRAFDQVLLDVAMHKLPVTFVLDRAGITGPDGPSHYGIWDMSVFGVVPGLRIAAPRDAATLREELREAIAVDDGPTVVRFPTGTVAADLPAVRRIGPVDVLAEADRADVLLVAVGSFGHLGMEVAARVAEQGYGVTVVDPRWVRPVPAELVELAAGHRLVVTVEDGVRVGGVGDALAQAMRDADVRVPLRDLGVPADWHPHGTRAQILADLGLTAQDVARDVTGWISRLDAQQSEPVRLPN; this is encoded by the coding sequence ATGAGTGCTGAAGAGGACACGGCCAACCACGGCCGGCTGCTGGCCACGGTGCGGGGTCCGCAGGACGTGAAGCGGATGACCGCCGAGCAGCTGGACATCCTCGCCGCCGAGATCCGTGACTTCCTGATCGCCAAGGTCTCCCGCACCGGCGGGCACGTCGGCCCCAACCTGGGTGTGGTGGAGCTGACACTGGCGATGCACCGGGTCTTCGACTCCCCCCGGGACCGGCTCCTGTTCGACACCGGCCACCAGGCGTACGTGCACAAGATCCTCACCGGCCGGCAGGACGGCTTCGACAGGCTGCGCCAGCGCGGCGGCCTCTCCGGCTACCCGAGCCAGGCCGAGAGCGAGCACGACCTGATCGAGAACTCGCACGCCTCCACCGCCCTGTCCTACGCCGACGGGCTGGCCAAGGCGTACGCGCTGCGCGGCGAGGCGCGCTCCGTGGTGGCCGTCGTCGGCGACGGGGCGCTGACCGGCGGCATGTGCTGGGAGGCGCTGAACAACATCGCCACCTCAGGCAACCCCCTGGTGATCGTCGTCAACGACAACGGCCGGTCGTACGCGCCGACCATCGGCGGCCTCGCCGACCACCTGTCGTCGCTGCGGCTCAACCCCGGCTACGAGAAGGTCCTCGACACCGTCAAGGACGCCCTCGGCTCGACGCCGCTGGTCGGCCGCCCCATGTACGAGGTGCTGCACGCCGTCAAGAAGGGCATCAAGGACGCGGTCGCCCCGCAGGCGATGTTCGAGGACCTGGGCATCAAGTACGTCGGCCCGGTCGACGGGCACGACGTGGCGGCGGTCGAGTCGGCGCTGCGGGCGGCGAAGCACTTCGGCGGCCCGGTGATCGTGCACGCGGTGACCCGCAAGGGCTACGGCTACCGGCCGGCGGAGGAGGACGAGGCCGACTGCTTCCACGGCCCCGGCGCGTTCGACGTGGCGACCGGCAAGCTGGTCGCCGCCCCGTCGGTGAAGTGGACCGGCGTCTTCGCCGACGAGCTGGTCGCGATCGCCGACGCCCGGCCCGACGTGGTGGGCATCACCGCCGCGATGGCCGAGCCGACCGGCATCGCCAAGCTGGCCCGCAAGCACCCCGACCGGGTCTACGACGTCGGCATCGCCGAGCAGCACGCCGCCACCTCGGCGGCCGGGCTGGCCCTCGGCGGGCTGCACCCCGTGGTGGCGGTCTACGCGACGTTCCTCAACCGGGCGTTCGACCAGGTCCTGCTGGACGTGGCGATGCACAAGCTGCCGGTGACGTTCGTGCTGGACCGGGCCGGGATCACCGGGCCGGACGGGCCGAGCCACTACGGCATCTGGGACATGTCCGTCTTCGGGGTGGTGCCGGGCCTGCGCATCGCCGCTCCCCGGGACGCGGCGACCCTGCGTGAGGAGCTGCGCGAGGCGATCGCCGTGGACGACGGCCCGACCGTCGTGCGGTTCCCGACCGGCACCGTCGCCGCCGACCTGCCGGCCGTGCGCCGGATCGGCCCGGTCGACGTGCTGGCCGAGGCGGACCGCGCCGACGTGCTGCTGGTCGCGGTCGGCTCGTTCGGCCACCTCGGCATGGAGGTCGCCGCCCGGGTCGCCGAGCAGGGCTACGGGGTGACCGTGGTCGACCCGCGCTGGGTGCGCCCGGTCCCCGCCGAGCTGGTCGAGCTGGCCGCCGGCCACCGCCTCGTCGTCACCGTCGAGGACGGCGTGCGCGTCGGCGGCGTCGGCGACGCCCTCGCCCAGGCGATGCGGGACGCCGACGTCCGGGTGCCGCTGCGGGACCTGGGGGTGCCGGCCGACTGGCACCCGCACGGCACCCGCGCGCAGATCCTCGCCGACCTGGGCCTCACCGCGCAGGACGTGGCCCGCGACGTCACCGGCTGGATCTCCCGCCTCGACGCGCAGCAGTCCGAGCCGGTCCGCCTGCCCAACTGA
- a CDS encoding anhydro-N-acetylmuramic acid kinase yields MSGTSYDGVDVVAAEFTVDGETLRLRPLGHVGLDHDAGLRAQIQAVLPPHPTTIEAVCRLDNRLGEVFAEAAARGVELAGGGVDAVVSPGQTVFHWVDGGAVRGTLQLGAPARVAARVGVPVLADLRAADVAAGGQGAPLVPAFDALLLGGEDGPPRAALNLGGIANLTVVAPGAPTLGYDVGPANALLDAAARRFLGRPCDLDGARAAAGRVHPGLLELLLAEPYYAAPPPKSTGKELFHAGYLDERLAALGAPVAADDVLATLTELTARTVAAACDRHQVAEVVAAGGGVRNRTLWGRLAALGAGRWRLRTSDELGVPAQAKEAYAFALLGWLSWHGLPGAVPSVTGAREAAVLGSWTPAGPARHAPPVAPPRRLVIVS; encoded by the coding sequence ATGTCGGGGACGTCGTACGACGGGGTGGACGTCGTCGCCGCCGAGTTCACCGTCGACGGAGAGACGCTGCGGCTGCGGCCGCTCGGCCACGTCGGCCTCGATCACGACGCGGGGCTGCGGGCGCAGATCCAGGCGGTGCTGCCGCCGCACCCGACCACGATCGAGGCGGTCTGCCGGCTGGACAACCGGCTCGGCGAGGTGTTCGCCGAAGCGGCGGCGCGCGGCGTGGAACTGGCCGGCGGGGGGGTCGACGCGGTCGTCTCGCCGGGGCAGACCGTGTTCCACTGGGTCGACGGCGGCGCCGTGCGCGGCACCCTCCAGCTCGGCGCGCCGGCCCGGGTGGCCGCCCGGGTGGGCGTGCCGGTGCTGGCGGACCTGCGCGCGGCCGACGTCGCCGCCGGCGGGCAGGGCGCGCCGCTGGTGCCGGCGTTCGACGCGCTGCTGCTGGGCGGCGAGGACGGCCCGCCCCGGGCGGCGCTCAACCTGGGCGGCATCGCCAACCTCACCGTGGTCGCCCCCGGCGCGCCGACCCTCGGGTACGACGTGGGCCCGGCCAACGCGCTGCTGGACGCGGCGGCCCGGCGGTTCCTCGGCCGCCCCTGCGACCTCGACGGGGCCCGGGCGGCGGCGGGGCGGGTGCACCCCGGGCTGCTGGAGCTGCTGCTCGCCGAGCCGTACTACGCCGCGCCGCCGCCCAAGTCCACCGGCAAGGAGCTGTTCCACGCCGGGTACCTCGACGAGCGGCTCGCCGCGCTCGGCGCGCCCGTGGCCGCCGACGACGTGCTGGCCACGCTGACCGAGCTGACGGCCCGGACGGTGGCCGCCGCGTGCGACCGGCATCAGGTGGCCGAGGTCGTCGCCGCCGGGGGCGGGGTGCGCAACCGCACCCTGTGGGGCCGGCTGGCCGCCCTCGGCGCGGGCCGGTGGCGGCTGCGGACCAGCGACGAGCTGGGGGTGCCGGCCCAGGCCAAGGAGGCGTACGCGTTCGCCCTGCTCGGCTGGCTGTCCTGGCACGGCCTGCCGGGGGCGGTCCCGTCGGTGACCGGGGCCCGCGAGGCGGCCGTGCTGGGCTCCTGGACGCCGGCCGGCCCGGCCCGGCACGCCCCGCCGGTCGCCCCGCCCCGCCGCCTGGTGATCGTCTCCTGA
- a CDS encoding class I SAM-dependent RNA methyltransferase, producing the protein MTRPGVAASRAGAGASRAGAGGDGRPAGAGRGEAERRGLEEAERVELTVDAVAPGGHCVARVDGQVVFVRHALPGERVVAEVTEVHRGFVRADAVTVLDAAPQRVAPPCPYAKPGLCGGCDLQHVAPAAQLDWKAAVVREQLRRLAGLTDAEIDRLGVRVAALPGGPLGWRSRVRYAVDAAGRAGLLKHRSHEVVPVDRCLIAHPAIQALPLLGRPWPAAEAVEAVASTGGDVTVTALPPDAAATAPPAGPAALPAAPPDGLTAPPDGLTGPAVAPPAAGPQTVREVAAGREWTLPASGFWQVHPAAADTLVDAVLDLLDPQPGESAWDLYGGAGLFAAAVAARVGPAARVTVVESAGAGVAAARDNLRDLPGVEVVAARVETALARRRITGPVDLVVLDPPRSGAGARVVRDVVAAGPRAVAYVACDPAAFARDVRTFAEAGWELAGLRGFDLFPMTRHVELVGLLRPGR; encoded by the coding sequence ATGACCCGGCCGGGCGTGGCCGCGTCCCGGGCCGGCGCGGGCGCCTCCCGGGCCGGCGCGGGCGGCGACGGTCGCCCGGCGGGCGCCGGGCGGGGCGAGGCCGAGCGGCGCGGGCTGGAGGAGGCCGAGCGGGTCGAGCTGACCGTCGACGCCGTCGCCCCCGGCGGGCACTGCGTGGCCCGCGTCGACGGGCAGGTGGTCTTCGTCCGGCACGCGCTGCCCGGCGAGCGGGTGGTGGCCGAGGTCACCGAGGTGCACCGCGGGTTCGTCCGCGCCGACGCGGTGACGGTGCTCGACGCCGCGCCGCAGCGGGTCGCGCCGCCCTGCCCGTACGCGAAACCGGGTCTCTGCGGCGGCTGCGACCTCCAGCACGTCGCGCCCGCGGCCCAGCTCGACTGGAAGGCCGCGGTGGTCCGCGAGCAGCTGCGCCGCCTCGCCGGCCTCACCGACGCGGAGATCGACCGGCTCGGGGTCCGGGTCGCCGCGCTGCCCGGCGGGCCGCTCGGCTGGCGCTCCCGGGTCCGGTACGCGGTCGACGCCGCCGGCCGCGCCGGGCTGCTCAAGCACCGCTCGCACGAGGTGGTGCCGGTCGACCGCTGCCTCATCGCCCACCCGGCGATCCAGGCGCTGCCGCTGCTCGGGCGGCCCTGGCCGGCGGCCGAGGCGGTGGAGGCGGTCGCCTCCACCGGCGGCGACGTCACCGTCACCGCCCTGCCCCCCGACGCCGCTGCGACCGCCCCGCCCGCCGGCCCGGCTGCCCTGCCGGCCGCCCCGCCCGACGGCCTGACCGCCCCGCCCGACGGCCTGACCGGCCCGGCCGTCGCCCCGCCCGCCGCCGGGCCGCAGACCGTCCGGGAGGTGGCCGCCGGCCGGGAGTGGACGCTGCCGGCGTCCGGCTTCTGGCAGGTGCACCCGGCGGCGGCCGACACCCTGGTCGACGCGGTGCTCGACCTGCTCGACCCGCAGCCGGGCGAGTCGGCCTGGGACCTCTACGGCGGGGCGGGGCTGTTCGCCGCCGCCGTGGCCGCCCGGGTCGGCCCGGCCGCCCGGGTCACCGTCGTCGAGTCCGCCGGCGCGGGCGTCGCCGCCGCCCGGGACAACCTGCGGGACCTGCCCGGCGTCGAGGTGGTGGCGGCCCGGGTGGAGACCGCCCTGGCCCGCCGCCGGATCACCGGCCCGGTGGACCTGGTGGTGCTGGACCCGCCGCGCAGCGGGGCCGGCGCGCGGGTGGTGCGGGACGTGGTCGCAGCCGGGCCGCGTGCCGTGGCGTACGTGGCCTGTGACCCGGCCGCCTTCGCCCGGGACGTGCGCACCTTCGCCGAGGCCGGCTGGGAGCTGGCGGGGCTGCGCGGCTTCGACCTGTTCCCGATGACCCGGCACGTCGAGCTGGTCGGCCTCCTGCGACCCGGTCGGTGA
- a CDS encoding APC family permease yields the protein MASPTSLLKRLLVGRPFRSDRLQHTLLPKRIALPVFASDALSSVAYAPDEILLTLSIAGASAFFFSPWIALAVVVVMLTVVASYRQNVHAYPSGGGDYEVATVNLGPRAGLAVASALLVDYVLTVAVSVSSGVANLGSVVPFVATHKVLIAVSAVVLLTAMNLRGLRESGTAFAIPTYGFVIVIGGMIVTGLVRYFVLGHDLRAPSAGLEIQAEHSVTGFALVFLLLRTFSSGCAALTGVEAISNGVPAFKAPKSRNAATTLLLLGTIAVSMLVGIIWLARLTGLQFVEDPNLQILSGPDGYVQKTVTAQLGETVFGSGSVLLYVVAGMTALILFLAANTAFNGFPVLGSILAQDRYLPRQLHTRGDRLAFSNGIVFLAVAAIVLIVGFQAEVTRLIQLYIVGVFVSFTLSQAGMIRHWNRHLRTERDPQARRRMIRSRAINAFGMVMTAAVLVIVLITKFLLGAWIAIAAMAVLYVLMLAIRRHYDRVAAELEPTEVRGVLPARNHAIVLVSKLHQPTLRAIAYARATRPDTLTAVTVNVDEKDTRDLQADWERRELPVPLTVVDSPYREITRPILDFVANTRRESPRDVVTVFIPEYVVGRWWENLLHNQSALRLKGRLLFEPGVMVTSVPWQLASTAGKNLDRLDATLTRGPARGPRVAPRSTLPPPVPPVASAPPGERGPTEGDGR from the coding sequence GTGGCCAGTCCCACCTCGCTGCTGAAGCGGCTGCTCGTCGGTCGACCGTTCCGGTCCGACCGGCTCCAGCACACCCTCCTGCCGAAGCGCATCGCGCTGCCGGTCTTCGCCTCCGACGCCCTCTCCAGCGTGGCGTACGCCCCCGACGAGATCCTGCTGACGCTCTCCATCGCGGGCGCGTCGGCGTTCTTCTTCTCGCCGTGGATCGCCCTCGCCGTGGTGGTGGTGATGCTCACGGTGGTGGCCAGCTACCGGCAGAACGTGCACGCCTACCCCTCCGGCGGCGGCGACTACGAGGTGGCCACCGTCAACCTCGGCCCCCGGGCCGGCCTCGCGGTGGCCAGCGCGCTGCTCGTCGACTACGTGCTCACCGTGGCCGTGTCGGTCTCCTCCGGCGTGGCCAACCTGGGGTCGGTGGTGCCGTTCGTGGCCACCCACAAGGTGCTCATCGCCGTCAGCGCGGTGGTGCTGCTCACCGCGATGAACCTGCGCGGCCTGCGCGAGTCCGGCACCGCGTTCGCCATCCCGACGTACGGCTTCGTGATCGTCATCGGCGGCATGATCGTCACCGGCCTGGTCCGGTACTTCGTCCTCGGCCACGACCTGCGCGCGCCCAGCGCCGGCCTGGAGATCCAGGCCGAGCACAGCGTCACCGGGTTCGCCCTGGTCTTCCTGCTGCTGCGGACCTTCTCCTCCGGCTGCGCCGCGCTCACCGGCGTGGAGGCGATCTCCAACGGGGTGCCCGCGTTCAAGGCCCCGAAGAGCCGCAACGCCGCCACCACCCTGCTGCTGCTCGGCACCATCGCGGTGAGCATGCTCGTCGGCATCATCTGGCTGGCCCGGCTCACCGGCCTCCAGTTCGTCGAGGACCCGAACCTGCAGATCCTCTCCGGCCCCGACGGATACGTGCAGAAGACCGTCACCGCCCAGCTCGGCGAGACGGTCTTCGGCTCCGGGTCGGTGCTGCTGTACGTGGTCGCCGGGATGACCGCCCTGATCCTCTTCCTCGCCGCGAACACCGCGTTCAACGGCTTCCCGGTGCTCGGCAGCATCCTCGCCCAGGACCGCTACCTGCCCCGGCAGCTGCACACCCGGGGCGACCGGCTGGCGTTCTCCAACGGCATCGTCTTCCTCGCCGTCGCCGCGATCGTGCTGATCGTCGGGTTCCAGGCCGAGGTGACGCGGCTCATCCAGCTCTACATCGTCGGCGTCTTCGTCTCGTTCACCCTCTCCCAGGCCGGCATGATCCGGCACTGGAACCGGCACCTGCGCACCGAGCGGGACCCGCAGGCCCGCCGCCGGATGATCCGGTCCCGGGCGATCAACGCCTTCGGCATGGTGATGACCGCCGCGGTGCTGGTCATCGTGTTGATCACCAAGTTCCTGCTCGGCGCGTGGATCGCCATCGCCGCGATGGCGGTGCTCTACGTGCTGATGCTGGCCATCCGGCGGCACTACGACCGGGTCGCCGCCGAGCTGGAGCCGACCGAGGTCCGGGGCGTGCTGCCCGCCCGCAACCACGCCATCGTGCTGGTCAGCAAGCTGCACCAGCCGACGCTGCGGGCCATCGCGTACGCCCGCGCCACCCGCCCGGACACGCTGACCGCGGTGACGGTCAACGTCGACGAGAAGGACACCCGGGACCTCCAGGCCGACTGGGAGCGGCGGGAGCTGCCGGTGCCGCTGACCGTTGTCGACTCGCCGTACCGGGAGATCACCCGGCCGATCCTCGACTTCGTGGCCAACACCCGCCGGGAGTCGCCGCGCGACGTGGTCACGGTCTTCATTCCCGAGTACGTCGTCGGACGCTGGTGGGAGAACCTGTTGCACAACCAGAGCGCGCTGCGCCTCAAGGGGCGGCTGCTGTTCGAGCCGGGCGTCATGGTCACCAGCGTGCCGTGGCAGCTCGCCTCCACCGCAGGCAAGAACCTCGACCGGCTCGACGCGACGCTGACCCGGGGCCCGGCGCGCGGCCCCCGGGTCGCCCCGCGCAGCACCCTGCCCCCGCCGGTGCCGCCGGTGGCCTCCGCCCCGCCCGGCGAGCGCGGCCCGACCGAGGGGGACGGGCGATGA
- a CDS encoding potassium channel family protein, with translation MHVVIMGCGRVGSTLAQSLEARGHSVAVIDQDADAFRRLSPDFAGITVTGAGFDGEVLRQAGIERADAFAAVSSGDNSNIISARLARETFGVSRVAARIYDQRRAQVYERLGIPTVATVRWTADRMLRHLVPEGNVEIFRDPTSTVSIVEVPVHKDWIGRPLGALEEASGARVAYLIRFGIGTLPTGSTAVQEGDQVFMLVTDDIVASATSVAGSPPEGAH, from the coding sequence GTGCATGTCGTGATCATGGGCTGTGGCCGGGTCGGGTCGACCCTGGCCCAGAGCCTGGAGGCCCGGGGGCACTCGGTGGCGGTGATCGACCAGGACGCCGACGCGTTCCGCCGGCTCAGCCCGGACTTCGCGGGCATCACGGTCACCGGCGCGGGCTTCGACGGCGAGGTGCTCCGGCAGGCCGGCATCGAACGGGCGGACGCCTTCGCGGCGGTCTCCAGCGGCGACAACTCCAACATCATCTCGGCCCGGTTGGCCCGCGAGACGTTCGGCGTCTCCCGGGTCGCCGCGCGCATCTACGACCAGCGCCGGGCCCAGGTCTACGAGCGGCTGGGCATCCCGACCGTGGCCACCGTGCGGTGGACGGCCGACCGGATGCTGCGCCACCTGGTGCCCGAAGGCAACGTGGAGATCTTCCGGGATCCGACCAGCACCGTCTCGATCGTCGAGGTGCCGGTGCACAAGGACTGGATCGGCCGGCCGCTGGGGGCGCTGGAGGAGGCGAGCGGGGCGCGGGTGGCCTACCTGATCCGCTTCGGCATCGGCACCCTGCCCACCGGCTCCACCGCCGTGCAGGAGGGCGACCAGGTCTTCATGCTGGTCACCGACGACATCGTGGCGTCGGCGACCTCGGTGGCGGGCAGCCCGCCGGAAGGAGCGCACTGA
- a CDS encoding potassium channel family protein, translating to MRIAIAGAGNVGRSIAQELIDNGHQVMLIERQPRMLRPDRVPAAEWVLADACELASLEEANVAGCDVVVAATGDDKVNLVVSLLAKTEFAVPRVVARVNRAENEWLFTEQWGVDVAVSKPRVMAALVEEAVTVGDLVRLMTFRQGEANLVEITLPPTAPYVGQPIHAVPLPRDAALVAILRGKRVLVPSPDDPIEAGDELIFVCTAEVEDDVRAVILGTDSIERTRGAS from the coding sequence ATGCGGATCGCCATCGCCGGCGCCGGCAACGTGGGCCGCTCGATCGCGCAGGAGCTGATCGACAACGGCCACCAGGTGATGCTGATCGAGCGCCAGCCCCGGATGCTGCGGCCCGACCGGGTGCCGGCGGCCGAGTGGGTGCTCGCCGACGCCTGCGAGCTGGCCAGCCTGGAGGAGGCCAACGTCGCCGGCTGCGACGTGGTGGTCGCGGCGACCGGGGACGACAAGGTCAACCTGGTGGTGTCGCTGCTGGCCAAGACCGAGTTCGCGGTGCCCCGGGTGGTGGCCCGGGTCAACCGGGCCGAGAACGAGTGGCTGTTCACCGAGCAGTGGGGCGTCGACGTCGCGGTGAGCAAGCCGCGGGTGATGGCGGCCCTGGTCGAGGAGGCGGTGACCGTCGGCGACCTGGTGCGGCTGATGACGTTCCGGCAGGGCGAGGCGAACCTGGTGGAGATCACGCTGCCGCCGACCGCGCCGTACGTCGGGCAGCCGATCCACGCCGTGCCGCTCCCCCGCGACGCCGCCCTGGTGGCCATCCTGCGCGGCAAGCGGGTGCTGGTGCCCAGCCCGGACGACCCGATCGAGGCCGGCGACGAGCTGATCTTCGTGTGCACGGCGGAGGTGGAGGACGACGTCCGCGCGGTGATCCTCGGCACGGACAGCATCGAGCGGACCCGCGGCGCGAGCTGA
- a CDS encoding DUF3159 domain-containing protein codes for MTTGAQRATEPGTGPEDEAPLPTLAEQMADQLGGWRGLVESSIPVVVFVVANIVGELRPAVIASVAVALLIAALRLVQRRPVRHAVNGLVGVGIGAAIAWRTGDERDFYLPGILYGIGYGLALLVSAAVRQPLVGWIWSVLVAKGRSEWRDDPRLVRTFTQLTVLWGVVWLAKVGVQAGLYLAHQDTALGVARLALGYPPYALLLLITVWTVRRVTREREAGQEATAAPEPLPGG; via the coding sequence ATGACCACCGGAGCCCAGCGGGCGACCGAGCCCGGCACCGGCCCGGAGGACGAGGCGCCGCTGCCGACCCTCGCCGAGCAGATGGCCGACCAGCTCGGCGGCTGGCGCGGGCTGGTCGAGTCGAGCATCCCGGTGGTCGTCTTCGTCGTCGCCAACATCGTCGGCGAGCTGCGCCCCGCCGTCATCGCCTCGGTGGCCGTGGCGCTGCTCATCGCCGCGCTGCGGCTGGTCCAGCGCCGGCCGGTGCGGCACGCGGTCAACGGCCTGGTCGGCGTCGGCATCGGCGCGGCCATCGCCTGGCGCACCGGCGACGAGCGCGACTTCTACCTCCCCGGCATCCTCTACGGCATCGGCTACGGGCTGGCCCTGCTGGTCTCGGCGGCGGTCAGGCAGCCCCTCGTGGGCTGGATCTGGTCGGTGCTGGTGGCCAAGGGGCGCTCCGAGTGGCGGGACGACCCCCGCCTCGTGCGGACCTTCACCCAGCTCACCGTCCTGTGGGGCGTGGTGTGGCTGGCCAAGGTCGGCGTGCAGGCCGGGCTCTACCTCGCCCACCAGGACACCGCGCTCGGCGTGGCCCGGCTGGCGCTGGGCTACCCGCCGTACGCGCTGCTGCTGCTGATCACCGTCTGGACGGTGCGCCGGGTGACGCGCGAGCGGGAGGCGGGGCAGGAGGCCACGGCGGCCCCGGAGCCCCTGCCCGGCGGCTGA
- a CDS encoding OB-fold nucleic acid binding domain-containing protein, translating into MTTDEGGRVSFRRLLHRLTASEAEIEAQELLRESAESGGVPARQCARGQVVCVNGRLRTVVYTPRTNLPTLEADLYDGSDVVTLVWLGRRHIAGIEPGRHLTARGRVAVRDDRKVIYNPYYELEPPK; encoded by the coding sequence ATGACGACCGACGAGGGCGGCAGGGTCTCGTTCCGGCGGCTGCTGCACCGGCTCACCGCGAGCGAGGCCGAGATCGAGGCGCAGGAGCTGCTCCGGGAGAGCGCCGAGTCCGGCGGCGTGCCGGCCCGGCAGTGCGCGCGGGGTCAGGTCGTCTGCGTCAACGGCAGGCTGCGCACGGTCGTCTACACCCCCCGGACGAACCTCCCCACCCTCGAAGCCGATCTATATGATGGCAGCGACGTGGTGACCCTGGTCTGGCTCGGGCGGCGGCACATCGCCGGCATCGAGCCGGGCCGGCACCTCACCGCCCGGGGCCGGGTGGCGGTGCGCGACGACCGCAAGGTCATCTACAACCCGTACTACGAGTTGGAGCCGCCGAAGTGA
- a CDS encoding DUF3710 domain-containing protein yields the protein MIFSRKRAGDGRQARDERSAEVVDGSAAEAPARGPYDVSDAPDGVQRLDLGSLHIPAVADVEVRVQADPEGVIQQVVLVHGQSALQLGVFAAPRSEGIWDEVREEIRQSLFNDGAAAQEAQGEYGPELHARVRTPDGLTDLRFVGIDGPRWMVRGVYQGAAATDPSAAGPLRECLDGLVVDRGQEAKPVREPLPLRLPREVAEQAGPPVEA from the coding sequence GTGATCTTCTCCCGAAAGCGGGCCGGTGACGGTCGGCAGGCCCGTGACGAGCGGTCCGCCGAGGTCGTCGACGGCTCCGCCGCCGAGGCCCCGGCGCGCGGCCCGTACGACGTCTCCGACGCCCCCGACGGGGTGCAGCGGCTCGACCTGGGCAGCCTGCACATCCCGGCGGTGGCCGACGTGGAGGTGCGGGTGCAGGCCGACCCGGAGGGCGTGATCCAGCAGGTCGTGCTGGTGCACGGGCAGAGCGCGCTCCAGCTCGGCGTCTTCGCCGCGCCCCGCTCCGAGGGCATCTGGGACGAGGTGCGCGAGGAGATCCGGCAGTCGCTGTTCAACGACGGCGCGGCGGCCCAGGAGGCGCAGGGCGAGTACGGCCCGGAGCTGCACGCCCGGGTGCGCACCCCGGACGGCCTGACCGACCTGCGGTTCGTCGGGATCGACGGCCCTCGCTGGATGGTGCGCGGCGTCTACCAGGGCGCCGCCGCGACCGACCCGTCCGCCGCCGGCCCGCTGCGCGAGTGCCTGGACGGGCTCGTCGTCGACCGCGGCCAGGAGGCGAAGCCGGTGCGCGAGCCGCTGCCGCTGCGCCTGCCGCGCGAGGTCGCCGAGCAGGCCGGCCCACCCGTCGAGGCCTGA
- the dut gene encoding dUTP diphosphatase yields MTDDVPVPVRRLDPQLPLPAYSHPGDAGADLVAAADVELPPGGRALVPTGLAIALPEGYVGLVHPRSGLAARLGVTVLNAPGTVDAGYRGEILVNLINHDRETPAKIARGDRIAQLVVQRVARADFRPVAELPPSRRGVGGHGSTGGHAGLVPPPADRAGGQPEEVAG; encoded by the coding sequence GTGACCGACGACGTACCCGTGCCCGTGCGGCGGCTCGACCCGCAGCTGCCGCTGCCGGCGTACTCCCACCCCGGCGACGCCGGGGCGGACCTGGTGGCCGCCGCGGACGTGGAGCTGCCCCCCGGCGGCCGGGCCCTGGTGCCGACGGGCCTGGCGATCGCCCTCCCCGAGGGGTACGTGGGCCTGGTGCACCCGCGGTCGGGCCTGGCGGCGAGGCTCGGCGTGACGGTGCTCAACGCGCCCGGTACGGTCGACGCCGGCTACCGGGGTGAGATCCTCGTCAACCTGATCAATCATGATCGGGAGACACCGGCGAAGATCGCCCGTGGCGATCGGATCGCGCAACTCGTTGTGCAGCGGGTGGCACGGGCCGATTTCCGGCCGGTGGCCGAGCTGCCGCCGTCCCGGCGGGGCGTCGGCGGGCACGGCTCGACCGGCGGGCACGCCGGGCTCGTCCCGCCGCCGGCGGACCGGGCCGGCGGGCAGCCGGAAGAGGTGGCAGGGTGA
- a CDS encoding DUF3093 domain-containing protein: MSRSPAPTPAATATHYAERLSLPWWLWLAGPALGGFLALELWLGAGGVRAWLPFVVLLPATVGALWWLGRIRVVVADGELRVDDARLPVRFVADAVPLDAAGRREVLGVGADPLAFVVQRPWISGAVQVVLDDPADPTPFWVVSTRDPVRLAATLLAARDAR, from the coding sequence GTGAGCCGATCGCCCGCCCCGACGCCCGCCGCCACCGCCACCCACTATGCGGAGCGGCTCAGCCTGCCGTGGTGGCTCTGGCTGGCCGGGCCGGCCCTCGGCGGCTTCCTCGCGCTGGAGCTGTGGCTGGGCGCGGGCGGCGTGCGCGCCTGGCTGCCGTTCGTGGTGCTGCTGCCGGCGACCGTGGGCGCCCTGTGGTGGCTGGGCCGGATCCGCGTCGTCGTGGCCGACGGCGAGCTGCGGGTGGACGACGCCCGCCTGCCCGTGCGGTTCGTGGCCGACGCCGTCCCGTTGGACGCCGCCGGCCGCCGCGAGGTGCTCGGTGTCGGGGCGGACCCGCTCGCCTTCGTGGTGCAGCGCCCCTGGATCAGCGGGGCGGTCCAGGTGGTGCTGGACGACCCGGCCGACCCCACCCCGTTCTGGGTGGTCAGCACCCGCGACCCGGTACGCCTGGCCGCCACTCTCCTCGCCGCCCGCGACGCCCGCTGA